GCGCGCAGCCCGCCCGCCGCCGCATGCCGCCCGCGCGAGAAGATGCCGCGCCCCAGCGCCGCGCCCTTCGCCAGGCAATCCACCCAGGCCACGGTATAGTCCCAGCCGGCGGAGGCCTCGGCCAGGCGGAAGAAGCCGTCCAGATCCTCGAAGACCTCGTCCTCGACCTGCATCACGGAGCTGGCGATGGGCAGCAGCTCCAGCTCCACCCAGGTGACGAGGCCGGTGAGCCCGAGGCCGCCGATGGTGGCGGCCAAGAGCGGGTCGCCCGGGCGCAGCTCCAGCGCCGTGCCGTCGGAGCGCAGCAGGCCGAGCGCGCGCACCCAGCGGCCGAAGGTGCCCGCGCCATGGTGGTTCTTGCCATGCACGTCATTGGCGACGGCGCCGCCCAGCGTGACGTGCCGCGTGCCCGGCGTGACCGGCAGGAAGAAGCCGCGCGGCACGATCCAGGCGAGCAGCGCGGCAAGGCTCAGCCCCGCCTCCGCCCGCAGCAGCCGCGTCGCGGGGTCGAATGCGATGGTGCGGTCCAGCGCCGGGGTGAGGAGCACGGCGCCCTCGGGGTTCAGCCCGCTGTCGCCGTAGGAACGGCGCAGCCCCATGGGCAGCACGCCATGCCCCGGCCGCGCCGCCACCGCCGCGCGCAGGGCGCCGGGCAGTTCATCCCGCCAGGATGGCGCGAAGACCAGCTGCGGCGCGCGGAGGGTGCGGCCCCAGCTGGTCAGCGCCGATGTTTCAAGGCCGCGCGCCGTGCTCATAGCGCAAGCAGATAGGCGATTCCAACCGCGGCACCCAGGCCCCAGCTCGTCCGGTCGCGGATGGCGAAGCTCACCGGGTCATCCAGCATCTCGCCGCGATGGGAGAGCAGCCAGATGCGCCCCATCCAGATGGCGATCAGCAGCGGTTGCGCCCAGAGCCACCAGGGGTCGGCATAGGGCACGCGCAGGAAGGCATCATGCATCAGGTAGAGCACGAGGATGATGAGCGAGCCCAGCGCCGCGGCGACGCCCGCGACCAGCGTCAGCTCCGCATCGGCCGGGCGGTAGCCGCGCGCGGCGAGTGCCGCGGCCCCCTCGGGCCCCGCGCGCAGGATCTCGGTGTGGCGCTTCGCGGTGGCGAGCGAGAAGAAGAAGAAAAGCGCGAAGGTCATCAGGTAGCCCGAGACCGGCTGGCCGAGGGCGGCCACGCCGATCAGGATGCGAAGGCCGAAGAGCAGCGCGATGATCAGCGTGTCCAGCAACGGCACGCGCTTCAGCCCGAGGGAATAGGCGAGCGTCAGCGCCAGGTAGGCGGCAAGGCCCAGGAAGAGCGGCACGGAGACGAGAAAACCCGCCAGCAGCGCGACCAGCACGCCGCCCACCCCGGCCAGGAGCGCCGTGCGGATCGGGATGCGCGCACTCGCGATCGGGCGGTGGCGCTTGGACCAATGGGCGCGGTCGGCGCGCAGGTCCGACAGGTCGTTCAGCAGGTAGGTCGAGGAGGTGAGCAGCAGCAGCAGGGCGAAGGCGAGGATCGCCTCCATCACCTGGCCGATGTCCCGCCAGCCCTGGCCCAGGATGAGCGGCACGAAGACGACCAGGTTCTTGGAGGCATGGTGCAGCCGGCCGGCGCGCAGCCAGTCGCGTGGCGTGGCGCGCTCGGCCGCGAATTCGGCGAGGATGGGCGGGCCGAGGCGGCGCGCGGCGGCCGCCGTTGCGGGGGCCGCGCCCACCAGCACGATCCCGGCCGCGCGGCCCCAGACGGCGAGATCGGCCCGGCTGTCCCCGGCATAGATGAAGCCCTGGGGAAAGAGCTCCGCCAGCGCGGCGGCCTTGGCCTCGCCCTTGAGGTTGTGCGAGCGCGAGCCGATCACGCTCACGAAGAGGCCGAGTTCGGTGGCGACGGCATCGGCCACGGTTTGATGGGCGGCGGTGCAGAGATGCAGCGCGTGCCCCGCGGCCGCGCAATCGCGCAGCCAGTCGAGCAGGTCCTCGCGCAGCGGCAGCTCGGCGGGGTCGAGCGGGACGCCCTCCGCCAGGGCTTCCTTCACGGCGAGGCGGCCGCGGGGCAGGGCGAGCAGGGCGGTGGCGGCGGCGCGCGGGTGGTGGAACAGGGCGCGGACGAAGCTCTCATCGAGCGTGTCGGTCCGCAGCAGCGTGTGGTCCAGGTCCACCACGATGGGAAGCGGGTCAGCCATGGCGCGGCACCGTCCTCTCGCGGCGGGATGACGGCGCGCCCGCGGCCTCGACCGTGGTCGGGACGAGGCGCGACCCCGTCATCGCGCACGGGTCGGCTTCGCGCCCGGGCGCGCCATCTCCTGGCAGGGTCATCATCGGAAGGCGCCCGTGTAGCTGCGCGGGCTTCGCGCCGTCAAGGCGAGGGGCCCCCGGGCGCGCCCGGGGGCCGGGGGCGGCTCAGCCGCGCGGCAGTTCCTGCTCGACCAGGGCGCTGAAGAAGCCCACGCCATAGGGCGCCGCATCGTCGTTGAAGTCGTATTTCGGGTGGTGCACCGGCACACCGCCCTTCCCATCCGGGGCCTTCTGGCCGAGCTTCACGAAGGCGCCCGGGCGCTTCTCCAGCATGTAGGAGAAATCCTCGGCCCCCATGATGGGCGGGCGCTTGCGGATGATGCCCTCGGGCGCGAAGACCTTCGCCGCGGCCTGGGCGGCGAGGTCGGTCTCGCGCTCATGGTTCACCGTCACGGGGTAGCCCGACTTCCACTCCACCACGATCTCCGCCTCGAAGGCCTCGGCGACCGAGGCCGCGATGCGCTTGATGTGGCGCTCCATCGCGGCCCGGGTCTCCTTCTTCAGGGTGCGGATGGTGCCCTTGATCTCGGCCGTCTCGGGGATGACGTTCGAGGCGCTGCCGGCGTGGAACATGCAGAGGGACAGCACCGCGCTGTCCAGCGGGTCCACCCGGCGGGAGACGATGCCCTGCAGGGCCACGACGAGCTGCGAGCCGATCAGCACCGGGTCGATCGCCATGTGCGGCCGCGCCGCATGGCCGCCCAGGCCGCGGATCTTGAAGGTGACGGTGTCAGCCGAGGCGAGGATGGGGCCCGAGACGATCGCCGTCTCGCCCAGCGGCAGGGAGGGATCGTTATGGATGCCGTAGACGCTGTCGCAGGGGAAGCGCTCGAACAGGCCCTCCTCGACCATGACGCGGCCGCCGCCCGGGCCCTCCTCGGCCGGCTGGAAGATGAAGTTCACCGTGCCGTCGAAATTGCGCGTCTCGGCGAGGTATTTGGCGGCCCCCAGCAGCATGGCGGTGTGCCCGTCATGGCCGCAGGCGTGCATCTTGCCGGGCGTCTTGCTGGCATGCGGCAGGCCGGTCTCCTCCGTCATCGGCAGGCAGTCCATGTCGGCGCGCAGGCCGATGGAGCGGCCGGAATTGCCGTTCCGCAGCACGCCCACGAGGCCGGTGCCGGCGATGCCGCGATGCACCTCGATCCCCCAGGAGGCGAGCTTCTCGGCCACCAGGGCGCTGGTCGCGTGCTCCTCGAAGCCCAGCTCCGGATTCGCATGGATGGTCTGGCGCCATTCGGCGATCTCGGGGGCCATGGCGGCGATGCGGTTGTTCAGGGGCATGGGCTTGGTTCCTCGGCTGCGGCGGGATTGTCGGGCCGGCTTCCCGACGCGTCAAACCCCGGTTGACCCTGCGGGCAAAGCTTCCTCTCCTGCGCCTGAAGGATCGGGAGACGACGCCATGCCCCTGCTGCTGGCCCTGGACCAGGGCACCACCTCGACGCGCGCCATCGCCTTCGACGCGACGCTGGCGCCAGTCGCGACCGTGCAGGTGGAATTGCCGCAGCATTTCCCGGCGCCGGGCTGGGTGGAGCATGAGCCGGAGGACATCGCGGCGCACAGCCTCGCCGTGCTGCGCGAGGCGCTGGCCAAGGCGGGTGGCGAGGCGCGGGATGTGGCCGGCATCGGCATCACCAACCAGCGCGAGACGACCCTGCTGTGGGAGCGCGCCACGGGCCGCGCCGTCGGCCGTGCCATCGTCTGGCAGGACCGCCGCACCGCCGCCACCTGCGAGGCGCTGAAGGCGGCAGGGCATGAGGCGCTGGTCCGCGCGCGCACCGGCCTGCTGCTCGACCCCTATTTCTCCGCGACCAAGCTCGCCTGGCTGCTCGACCACACGCCTGGCGCGCGCGCGGCGGCCGAGCGTGGGGAGCTCTGCTTCGGCACCGTGGAGAGCTTCCTGCTGTTCCGCCTGACCGAGGGGCGCGTGCATGCGACGGATGCGACCAATGCGTCGCGCACCATGCTCTTCGACATCCATCGCGGCGCCTGGGACGCGGAGCTGTGCGAATTGTTCCGCGTGCCCATGGCGATCCTGCCCCAGGTGCGGGATTGCGCCGCACCGCTGGGCGAGACACGGCTGCTGGGCGGCGCCATTCCCATCCTCGGCATGGCTGGGGACCAGCAGGCGGCCACCATCGGCCAGGCCTGCTTCGCGCCGGGGATGATGAAGTCCACCTACGGCACGGGCTGCTTCGCCCTGCTGGTGACGGGCGAGGAGGCGGTGCCCTCCTCCAACCGGCTGCTCACCACCCTGGCCTGGCAATTGGGCGGCAGGCGGGCCTATGCGCTGGAGGGCTCGATCTTCATGGCCGGCGCCACGGTGCAATGGCTGCGCGACGGCCTCGGCATCATCCAGCATGCGAGCGAGGCGGATGGCTGGGCCGCCCGCGCCAACCCGGCCGAGCGCGTGCAACTCGTGCCGGCCTTCACGGGCCTCGGCGCCCCCTGGTGGGATGCGGCGGCGCGCGGCGCCATCCTGGGCCTGACGCGCGCTTCGGGCCGGGCCGAGATCTGCCGTGCGGCGCTGGAGGCGGTGGCGCTGCAGACCGGGGACCTGCTGGAGGCGATGCGCCGCGACTGGCCGGGCATGAAGCAGACTGTGCTGCGGGTGGATGGCGGCATGGCGAAGAGCGACTGGACCATGCAGTTCCTGGCCGACCTGCTGGGCGCCCCGGTGGACCGCCCCATGGTGACCGAGACGACGGCGCTGGGCGCGGCCTATCTCGCGGGCCTGCAGGCCGGGCTGCTGCCCTCGCCCAGCGAGGCGCCGACGCATTGGCGGCTGGAGCGCCGCTTCCAGCCCAACATGAGCCGCGAGGAGGCGGCCGAGCGCCGGGCGGCCTGGCAGGACGCGGTGCGCCGGACGCGCAGCGCATGATCTTCGCCGAATTCGGCATCACGCCCATCATCAACGCCTATGGCACCAACACGCGCCTCTCGGCCGGGCCGCTGGCCGATGAGGTGGCCGAGGCCATGCGCGCGGCCGCGACGGCGAGCGTGGACATCCTCGACCTCCAGGCCGCGGCCTGCCGGGAGATCCAGCGCGCCACGGGGGCGGAGGCGGGCTTTGTCACCTCCGGCGCCTCCGCCGCCTTGTTGCTGGCCGCCGCCGCCTGCCTCGCGCGGCTGGATGCCGGGGCGATGAACCGCCTGCCCGTGACGCGGGAGGGGCGCTGCGAATTCCTCATCTCTCGCAGCCAGCGCAACATGTATGACCGGGCGATCGAGACGGCGGGCGGGCGCCTCGTGGATGTCGGCATCCCGGACCGCGTCTCGGGGGCGGGCGTGCGCGATGCGAGTGCGGCGGAATTCGCCGATGCCATCACGCCGCGCACGGCGGGCATCCTGCATGTGGCGCAGCCGCGCGCCGAGCCGCCGCTGCGCGAGATCATCGCCGTGGCGCGGGCGGCGGGGATTCCGGTCATCGTGGACGCCGCCGCGCAATTGCCGCCGGCGGAGAACCTGCGGCGCTTCATCGCGGAAGGGGCGGACCTCGTCGCCTTCTCCGGCGGCAAGGCGATCGGCGGGCCGCAGGCCTCGGGTCTTCTCGCGGGCCAGGGGGTGCTGGTGGCCTCGGCGCTCGCGCAGATGCTCGATCTCGACCTGCCGGCGTCGCAGTTCCGGGCGCCCGCGGAATTCTCGGCGTTGTCGCAACTGGCCTTCTTCCCGCGCACCGGCATCGGGCGTTCCTGCAAGGTGGGGCGGGAGGAGGTGATGGGGCTGCTGGTGGCGCTGCGCCGCTTCACGGCCGAGGATGCGGCGACGCGCCGCGCCCGCTGGCAGGCGCGGCTCGATGCGGTGCGCGTCGCCTCCGGCCTCGAGTTCGAGGCGGGCATGGCGGGTGAGGTCCCGCTGCTCTGGCTGCGCGTGCCCGATGCGCCGGCCATGGAGGCACGGCTGCGCGCGGGCTGCCCGGCCGTGCATGTGAACCCTGCGCGGCTCGCGGAGGGCATCCTCACCATCAACCCGGTCAGCCTGCATGATCGGGATTGCGCGCGCCTGGGCGAATTGCTGCGCGCGGCCCTTGCCGAGTGACGCCGCCCGGCAAAGACTGGCCCCCAGGGAGGATCAGGATGGACCGCTTTCTCGTCGGCAATGGCGCGGGTTTTTCGGGCGATC
This region of Sediminicoccus rosea genomic DNA includes:
- a CDS encoding FAD-binding oxidoreductase encodes the protein MSTARGLETSALTSWGRTLRAPQLVFAPSWRDELPGALRAAVAARPGHGVLPMGLRRSYGDSGLNPEGAVLLTPALDRTIAFDPATRLLRAEAGLSLAALLAWIVPRGFFLPVTPGTRHVTLGGAVANDVHGKNHHGAGTFGRWVRALGLLRSDGTALELRPGDPLLAATIGGLGLTGLVTWVELELLPIASSVMQVEDEVFEDLDGFFRLAEASAGWDYTVAWVDCLAKGAALGRGIFSRGRHAAAGGLRAVEPPGLLRMPMDAPGFALNRLTLGAFNALYLAMGRRRSGRVRQVPYLPFFYPLDGIAQWNRLYGRRGFFQYQSVVPPAAQREATRAMLTAIAQAGEGSFLAVLKTFGPLPSPGLLSFPMEGTTLALDFANRGAPTLALLARLDAIVREAGGRLYPAKDGRMPAAMFRAGYPAWEGFQEHMDPHFSSAFWRRVAQP
- a CDS encoding M20 aminoacylase family protein translates to MPLNNRIAAMAPEIAEWRQTIHANPELGFEEHATSALVAEKLASWGIEVHRGIAGTGLVGVLRNGNSGRSIGLRADMDCLPMTEETGLPHASKTPGKMHACGHDGHTAMLLGAAKYLAETRNFDGTVNFIFQPAEEGPGGGRVMVEEGLFERFPCDSVYGIHNDPSLPLGETAIVSGPILASADTVTFKIRGLGGHAARPHMAIDPVLIGSQLVVALQGIVSRRVDPLDSAVLSLCMFHAGSASNVIPETAEIKGTIRTLKKETRAAMERHIKRIAASVAEAFEAEIVVEWKSGYPVTVNHERETDLAAQAAAKVFAPEGIIRKRPPIMGAEDFSYMLEKRPGAFVKLGQKAPDGKGGVPVHHPKYDFNDDAAPYGVGFFSALVEQELPRG
- the glpK gene encoding glycerol kinase GlpK, translating into MPLLLALDQGTTSTRAIAFDATLAPVATVQVELPQHFPAPGWVEHEPEDIAAHSLAVLREALAKAGGEARDVAGIGITNQRETTLLWERATGRAVGRAIVWQDRRTAATCEALKAAGHEALVRARTGLLLDPYFSATKLAWLLDHTPGARAAAERGELCFGTVESFLLFRLTEGRVHATDATNASRTMLFDIHRGAWDAELCELFRVPMAILPQVRDCAAPLGETRLLGGAIPILGMAGDQQAATIGQACFAPGMMKSTYGTGCFALLVTGEEAVPSSNRLLTTLAWQLGGRRAYALEGSIFMAGATVQWLRDGLGIIQHASEADGWAARANPAERVQLVPAFTGLGAPWWDAAARGAILGLTRASGRAEICRAALEAVALQTGDLLEAMRRDWPGMKQTVLRVDGGMAKSDWTMQFLADLLGAPVDRPMVTETTALGAAYLAGLQAGLLPSPSEAPTHWRLERRFQPNMSREEAAERRAAWQDAVRRTRSA
- a CDS encoding UbiA family prenyltransferase, translating into MADPLPIVVDLDHTLLRTDTLDESFVRALFHHPRAAATALLALPRGRLAVKEALAEGVPLDPAELPLREDLLDWLRDCAAAGHALHLCTAAHQTVADAVATELGLFVSVIGSRSHNLKGEAKAAALAELFPQGFIYAGDSRADLAVWGRAAGIVLVGAAPATAAAARRLGPPILAEFAAERATPRDWLRAGRLHHASKNLVVFVPLILGQGWRDIGQVMEAILAFALLLLLTSSTYLLNDLSDLRADRAHWSKRHRPIASARIPIRTALLAGVGGVLVALLAGFLVSVPLFLGLAAYLALTLAYSLGLKRVPLLDTLIIALLFGLRILIGVAALGQPVSGYLMTFALFFFFSLATAKRHTEILRAGPEGAAALAARGYRPADAELTLVAGVAAALGSLIILVLYLMHDAFLRVPYADPWWLWAQPLLIAIWMGRIWLLSHRGEMLDDPVSFAIRDRTSWGLGAAVGIAYLLAL